The genomic region TCGCAGGAACTGGGCGACCTGATCGCGCAGATGCGCGCGGGCGGCGAGGTGCGGACGGTTACGCTCGGCATGCGCGAATACCACGTCGGCGAGGCGCATGGCGTGCCTGTCGTCGTGACGCTCGCGCGCGTCGGCAAGGTCGCGGCGGCGGCGACGGCGAGCGCGCTCATCCATGTGTTCGGCGTCGATGCGATCGTTTTCACGGGCGTCGCGGGCGGCGTGCATGCGGACGTGCGGGTGGGCGACATCGTCGTCGCCGATGCGCTGCTGCAACACGATCTCGATGCGTCGCCGTTCTTTCCGCGCTACGAAGTGCCCTTGCTCGATCGCACGCGCTTCGATGCCGACCGCGCGTTCTCCGACGCGCTCATGACGGCGGCGCGCGGCTTCATCGAAACTCACGCGGACGCGCTCGCGCAACGTTTCGCGGTGAGCGAGCCGCGCGTGCATCGCGGGCTGGTGGTGAGCGGCGACCGCTTCATCGCGAGCCAGGAGGCGGTGAACGCCTTGCGCGACGCGTTTCCCGATGCGCTCGCCGTCGAGATGGAAGGCGCGGCGCTCGCGCAGGTCTGCTACGAACACGGCGTGCCGTGCGCGGTCGTGCGCACCATTTCCGATACCGCCGACGCCGAGGCGCCGCTGTCTTTCGCCGAATTCCTGACGGCGATTGCGGGCGCGTATTCGTCCGGTCTGCTCGCGCGATTTCTGACACTCGTCGGCTGAGCGCGCGGCGGCTCGTTCAGCGGCCGCCAGCGGCGGAAAGCCGCAAAATTCCCGCTTGTTGTTGAGAATGATTCTCAATACAATGGATCGTGTGATGTAAAGACACGAGGGAAACCGTCATGACCGCCGATCACAACTCAGGAAGCGCGACGCCCCGCGAGCGCGATGCACAGGCGCGGCTCGCCATCGCCGCGAACGCCGCGAAGATGCTTGACACCACGCGCCGCGCGTGGAGCGACGCGCCCGCCGAAGCGCCATCGAAAGAGGCCGGGCGACGCGCGCCGCACGCGTCGAGAAAAAAGCGCATCGTGCCTCGGCGCTCCCGCTGGCCGAGCCTGATCGCCGCCCTGAACTACTGGAGCCCGAAACCGCTGTGAACGACGCCGCTCTCTCTCCGAAGTCCGTCGCGCTCGACGCGCGGATGCTCGACGCGAGCCGCTTCCCGCTCGTGCGCGTGCGTGGCCGGGCCGCCGAGCCGGGCCACGCCTTTGCGTGGGGCGCGCAAATGCGCCGCATTCTCTCGCTCGCGACGCCTTTCGTCATCGTCGCCGACCATGCCGACGGTGAGACGCCCGAGAACTTTCGCCTGCGCGCGGCGTGGCTGCGCACGCATCGCGCGCCGCTCGCGGCGCACTGCCGCGGTTTCATCGTGATCGAGCCGCGCATCGAGGCGCGAGCGACCGCGCGCGAAACGCTGCGCGCGCTCACCGAAGGCAGCGGTGTGCGAACGGTCGTCGTATCGAGCCTGCGCGTCGCGAACGAACTCGCGCCCGTCTTGCTCAAGCACGCGACAGCGCCCGGCGGCGCGACGGCTGCGCAAAGCCGCGCACGCTGAAATGGCCCGACCGATCAGGGCGCGCCCTCTCTAGGCAGCCGTCGAGCGGCTCGTCTATCCTGTGTGCCATGCACCGCATCAACGCCACGCACTCACGGATTTCAGAGGACGCGCATGCCGACTTACCGAGAAGCGTATCGCCGCTCGATCGAGGAGCCCGAAGCGTTCTGGGCCGAGCAAGCCCGCCGCATTCACTGGCAGACGCCGTTCCAACAGGTTCTCGATGCCAGCAACCCGCCGTTCGCGCGATGGTTCGTCGGCGGGAAAACGAATCTCTGCCATAACGCGGTCGACCGCCATCTCGCGTCGCGGGCGCAGCAGGACGCGCTCGTGTACGTGTCGACGGAAACGGGCATCGAGCGCCGCTACACCTATGCCGAGCTGCATGCGGAAGTGAACCGCATGGCCGCCGTCATGCGCTCGCTCTCGGTGAAGAAAGGCGACCGCGTGCTCATCTATCTGCCGATGATCCCCGAAGCGCTCTTCGCGATGCTCGCGTGCGCGCGCATCGGCGCCATTCACTCGGTCGTGTTCGGCGGGTTCGCCGCGCCCAATCTCGCCGCGCGCATCGACGATGCCGAGCCTTCGCTCATCGTCACCGCGGACGCCGGCGCGCGCGCGGGCAAGGTGATCGACTACACGCCGCTCGTCGACGAAGCGCTCTCGCGCGCGGAGTTCAAGGTGCCGCGCGTGCTGCTGATCGACCGGCAGCTCGCGCCCGAGCGCCTGCAGGCGAGCTATCTCGTCGCCTACGAGCCGCTGCGCGAGCAGTTTTTCGACGCCCACGTTCCCTGCGAATGGCTCGAATCGAACGAGCCTTCGTATGTGCTCTACACGTCCGGCACCACCGGCAAGCCGAAAGGCGTGCAGCGCGATGTGGGCGGCTACGCGGTCGCGCTCGCGGCATCGATGGAGCATATCTTCCAGGGCGCGGCCGGCGACACGATGTTCACCGCATCGGACATCGGCTGGGTCGTCGGGCATAGCTACATCATCTATGCGCCGCTCATCGCGGGGCTCACCACCGTCATGTACGAAGGCACGCCGGTTCGTCCGGACGGCGGCATCTGGTGGCGGCTCGTCGAGCAGTACCGCATCAACCTGATGTTCACCGCGCCGACCGCCATCCGCGTGCTGAAAAAGCAGGACCCGGCGCTCATGGAGAAATACGATCTGTCGAGCCTGCGCACGCTCTTTCTCGCGGGCGAGCCGCTTGACGAGCCGACCGCGCAGTGGATCCAGAGCGCGCTGAAGAAGCCCGTCATCGACAATTACTGGCAGACGGAAACCGGCTGGCCGATGCTCGCGATTCCGCGCGGCATCGAGGCGTTGCCGTCGAAGCTCGGCTCGCCGGGCGTGCCGTCGATGGGCTTCGCGCTCGCGCTGCGCAACGAGTCGACCGGCGATGTGTGCGCGCCGGGCGAAAAGGGCGTCGTCACGCTCGGCTATCCGCTGCCGCCGGGCTGCATGCAGACCGTATGGGGCGACGACCGGCGCTTCGTCGAGACGTATTGGGAAAGCGTGCCGAATCAGACGGTCTATTCGACGTTCGACTGGGGCGTGCAGGACGAGGACGGCTACGTGTCGATACTCGGGCGCACCGACGACGTCATCAACGTGGCGGGGCATCGGCTCGGCACGCGCGAGATCGAGGAGGCGCTTTCGGCGCACGCGGCGGTCGCGGAAGTGGCGGTCGTCGGCGTGACGGACGCGGTGAAGGGGCAGGCGGCCACGGCGTTCGTCGTGCTGCGCGACGCCGACCGGATCGACGCGCCGGGCGCGCGCGAAGGCATGGAGGCGGAGCTGTGCCACGCCGTCGATACGCAGCTCGGCGCGATCGCGCGTCCGGCGCGCGTGCATTTCGTGTCGATGCTGCCGAAGACGCGCTCGGGCAAGCTCTTGCGCCGCGCGATCGCCGCGCTCGCGGAGGGGCGCGATCCCGGCGAGTTGCCGACTATCGAGGACGCGGGCGCGTTGGCGCAGGTGAAGGACGCGCTGCGCGGCTAGTGCGCGCGTAGCGACGAAGCGGTCAAGAAAAACGCCCCGTCATGAACTTCATGACGGGGCGTTTCACTTCGACCGCCCAGGCGTGGAAGCGTTTCAGGCCTTCGCTTCGTGCGTCTTCGGCAGGAACACCGTCAGCACGCCGATCAACGGCAGGAACGCGCAGAGCTTGTAGACGAAATCGATGCTCGTCACGTCCGCGAGATGGCCGAGCACCGCCGCGCCGACGCCGCCCATGCCGAACGCGAAGCCGAAGAAAAGGCCCGCGACCATGCCGACCTTGCCGGGAATCAATTCCTGCGCGTAGACGAGAATCGCCGAGAACGCGGAGGCCAGCACCAGGCCGATCACGACCGACAGCACGCCCGTCCAGAAGAGATTCACGTAAGGCATGAGCAGCGTGAACGGCGCGACACCGAGAATCGACACCCAGATCACCGCCTTGCGCCCGACCTTGTCGCCGACCGGCCCGCCGACGATCGTGCCTGCCGCGACCGCCGCGAGGAACACGAACAGATGAATCTGCGCGGCCTGCACGGAGACGCCGAACTTGCTGATCAGATAGAACGTGAAGTAACTCGTGATGCTCGCGAGATAGAAGTACTTCGAGAACACGAGCAGAACGAGCACGCTCATCGCCATCACGACCTTGTCGCGCGGCAACGCGGCGTGCGCGGCCTTCGCGCGGCCCTTCTTCGTCGCGGGATGACGCTTGTACCAGCGGCCGATGTTCGCGAGCACGAACATCGCGACGAGCGCCGCCGCCGAGAACCACGCGATGCTCTTCTGTCCGTGCGGAATCACGATCAGCGCGGCAAGCAGCGGCCCGAGCGACGAGCCGGCGTTTCCGCCCACCTGAAAGAGCGACTGCGCGAGTCCGTGCCGGCCGCCCGAGGCCATGCGCGCGACGCGCGACGACTCCGGATGAAACACCGACGACCCGCAGCCGACGAGGGCCGCCGCGATCAGGAGCGTGCCGAAGTTGCCCGCCACCGACATCAGCAAGAGGCCCGATAGCGTGAAGCCCATGCCGACCGGAAGCGAATACGGCTTCGGGTGCTTGTCCGTGTATAGCCCGATGATCGGCTGCAGCAGCGACGCGGTGATCTGATACGTGAGCGTGATGAGACCGATCTGGCCGAAGCTCAGCGCGAACTCGCTCTTGAACATGGGGTAGATCGCCAGAATCAGCGACTGGATCATGTCGTTCAGAAGATGCGAAAAGCTGATCGCGCCGAGCACGGAATAGATCGTGCGCTGGGCGGCCTGCGCGGGCGCGGCGTCGGGCGCGCTCGCTGCATTGGCTGCCGGCGCGCCGCCCGAACTCGGGAAAGCGCCTTTGTCGATACTCGTTTGCATGATGATGATGGCGGAAGGAAGCGGTTGTCTCGGATATTTCCTCTGCCCGCGACCGATCGATGAAGCAACGGACTGATGCGCGAACGGAATGTTCGACAAGTGTAATTTGTCCGCCTCGCGTTGTCCTGCCAACGTTTGTCGCGAACCGGACAGCGACGCTCCCGCCCGGTTGAGCGGCGCGAACGCTCGTTCGGGATTACGTGCATCGCGGTTAAAGAAAAGCATGGCGATGCCGTAGACAGGCGATATGGGTGCGTCGCGGATCGGGACGCATCGCTCAAGAAAAACGACTCGGGGATCGATCGATGAAACTGTTTTCACAGGGCGGCGTCGGCACGCTGGGCGCCGCGCCCGCCGGACACGCGACAAAACACGCGACAAAGCACGCAACGCGGCACGCGCTCTCGGTGAAGGCATCGCTGCGCCTTGCCTTCGCGCTCGTTCTCGCGGGAACGCTCGTCATCGGCGCGATTGCGCTCACGCAGATCAGCCGGCTCAACGGCGCGACCGGCTCCATCTATACGCAGGGCTACGTCGCGAGCCACGCGGCCGAGGAAGCGCGCGGCTATCTGCTGCGCGCGAGCCGTTCGCAGAAGATGCTCCTCACCGCATCCACCGCGAAGGAGCGCGACGATCTCGGCGATCAGATCGAAACCGCGCTTACGCAAATCGGCAAGGAACAGGCGCAGCTTTCGCAATACATCGATCACGCCGACAGCGAAGCGCTCGCGCAGCAGAAGCGCTTTGCCGCCGCGCTCGCGACGTGGAGCGGCAACCTGCGCAGCTTCGTGAAGCTCGTGAAGGAACAGCCGCTCGACCTCTCGCAGATGAACTG from Caballeronia sp. Lep1P3 harbors:
- a CDS encoding 5'-methylthioadenosine/adenosylhomocysteine nucleosidase, producing the protein MKRLGIMAALSQELGDLIAQMRAGGEVRTVTLGMREYHVGEAHGVPVVVTLARVGKVAAAATASALIHVFGVDAIVFTGVAGGVHADVRVGDIVVADALLQHDLDASPFFPRYEVPLLDRTRFDADRAFSDALMTAARGFIETHADALAQRFAVSEPRVHRGLVVSGDRFIASQEAVNALRDAFPDALAVEMEGAALAQVCYEHGVPCAVVRTISDTADAEAPLSFAEFLTAIAGAYSSGLLARFLTLVG
- a CDS encoding propionate--CoA ligase, whose protein sequence is MPTYREAYRRSIEEPEAFWAEQARRIHWQTPFQQVLDASNPPFARWFVGGKTNLCHNAVDRHLASRAQQDALVYVSTETGIERRYTYAELHAEVNRMAAVMRSLSVKKGDRVLIYLPMIPEALFAMLACARIGAIHSVVFGGFAAPNLAARIDDAEPSLIVTADAGARAGKVIDYTPLVDEALSRAEFKVPRVLLIDRQLAPERLQASYLVAYEPLREQFFDAHVPCEWLESNEPSYVLYTSGTTGKPKGVQRDVGGYAVALAASMEHIFQGAAGDTMFTASDIGWVVGHSYIIYAPLIAGLTTVMYEGTPVRPDGGIWWRLVEQYRINLMFTAPTAIRVLKKQDPALMEKYDLSSLRTLFLAGEPLDEPTAQWIQSALKKPVIDNYWQTETGWPMLAIPRGIEALPSKLGSPGVPSMGFALALRNESTGDVCAPGEKGVVTLGYPLPPGCMQTVWGDDRRFVETYWESVPNQTVYSTFDWGVQDEDGYVSILGRTDDVINVAGHRLGTREIEEALSAHAAVAEVAVVGVTDAVKGQAATAFVVLRDADRIDAPGAREGMEAELCHAVDTQLGAIARPARVHFVSMLPKTRSGKLLRRAIAALAEGRDPGELPTIEDAGALAQVKDALRG
- a CDS encoding MFS transporter, which produces MQTSIDKGAFPSSGGAPAANAASAPDAAPAQAAQRTIYSVLGAISFSHLLNDMIQSLILAIYPMFKSEFALSFGQIGLITLTYQITASLLQPIIGLYTDKHPKPYSLPVGMGFTLSGLLLMSVAGNFGTLLIAAALVGCGSSVFHPESSRVARMASGGRHGLAQSLFQVGGNAGSSLGPLLAALIVIPHGQKSIAWFSAAALVAMFVLANIGRWYKRHPATKKGRAKAAHAALPRDKVVMAMSVLVLLVFSKYFYLASITSYFTFYLISKFGVSVQAAQIHLFVFLAAVAAGTIVGGPVGDKVGRKAVIWVSILGVAPFTLLMPYVNLFWTGVLSVVIGLVLASAFSAILVYAQELIPGKVGMVAGLFFGFAFGMGGVGAAVLGHLADVTSIDFVYKLCAFLPLIGVLTVFLPKTHEAKA